A stretch of Lysinibacillus agricola DNA encodes these proteins:
- a CDS encoding Lmo0850 family protein, whose amino-acid sequence MKKEVDLKKIVSNLSKLGVTATVTKSRLELLKVLTPPTQTPQVQA is encoded by the coding sequence ATGAAAAAAGAAGTAGATTTGAAAAAGATTGTTTCGAATTTATCTAAGTTGGGTGTAACAGCCACTGTAACAAAGTCTCGACTTGAACTTTTAAAAGTGCTCACACCACCAACGCAAACTCCGCAAGTTCAAGCTTAA
- a CDS encoding MFS transporter, with protein MKKAILLLMSVQFLVYLGFGIIIPVLPEVVVQQNWDDIHVGGLLTVYSLASFFTAPLWGMLSDKVGRKQLILMGLVGFSLSFVIFSLFIDNLAILYVSRVVGGLFSGALYTAVTGFIGDMSSEEDRNKYMGLMGMSIGLGFIFGPAIGGMLGHYSLQLPFVASATLIALLCIYASFVLKEPAKRKDTNKRAIVPKGAGKMLQYRVRYLFMFSFLVTFMLAGVEATFQLFQIEQIQITPLQIGYLFMFSGFVDAAIQGGVVRRIKNGSETTWLIGAQIVTAVGMLLFTLTANLFIAGLALCVFTAGNALARTCVVSLSSKESGGQYGTAAGLSYSMDNLGRILGPLFFTWLFTMQSSLGYYTSAAIAVVSISLIYIFKASNKSLRLE; from the coding sequence ATGAAAAAGGCAATTTTATTATTAATGTCTGTTCAATTCCTCGTTTACCTAGGATTCGGGATTATTATACCTGTCTTACCGGAGGTTGTTGTTCAGCAAAATTGGGACGATATACACGTAGGTGGCTTACTTACAGTATACTCGCTTGCAAGTTTTTTCACTGCACCACTTTGGGGTATGCTGTCCGATAAGGTAGGTCGTAAACAACTTATATTAATGGGCCTAGTTGGTTTTAGCCTAAGCTTTGTTATTTTCTCGTTATTTATAGATAATCTAGCAATTCTATACGTTTCACGTGTTGTAGGTGGTTTATTCTCGGGCGCACTGTATACAGCTGTAACAGGCTTTATAGGTGATATGTCGAGTGAGGAAGATCGCAATAAATACATGGGTCTCATGGGCATGTCCATCGGGCTTGGTTTTATTTTCGGTCCAGCAATTGGTGGTATGCTCGGTCACTATAGCCTTCAACTACCGTTTGTCGCTTCAGCAACATTAATTGCACTATTATGTATTTATGCAAGTTTTGTTTTAAAAGAACCTGCAAAAAGAAAAGATACAAATAAACGGGCAATTGTACCAAAGGGTGCTGGCAAAATGCTGCAATACCGTGTGCGTTATTTATTTATGTTCTCATTTTTAGTAACTTTTATGTTGGCAGGAGTAGAGGCTACGTTCCAGCTATTCCAAATCGAACAAATTCAAATTACACCATTACAAATAGGTTATTTGTTTATGTTTAGTGGCTTTGTAGATGCAGCTATTCAAGGCGGTGTTGTAAGACGTATTAAAAACGGAAGCGAGACAACTTGGTTAATAGGTGCACAAATTGTCACAGCTGTAGGTATGCTTTTGTTCACTTTAACAGCTAACTTATTTATAGCAGGTCTTGCCCTTTGTGTCTTTACAGCAGGAAATGCACTTGCAAGAACATGCGTTGTATCTCTTTCATCTAAAGAATCTGGTGGCCAATATGGGACTGCTGCGGGCCTCTCCTATTCAATGGATAACCTAGGACGCATTCTCGGTCCATTATTCTTCACTTGGCTATTTACAATGCAATCTAGTTTAGGCTATTATACTTCAGCAGCAATAGCCGTCGTTTCAATAAGTTTAATTTATATTTTTAAAGCATCAAATAAATCTTTACGACTTGAATAA
- a CDS encoding YwqG family protein, translating into MNKTTNLLLPKELESFRFEIEDTLLSAMIITPYKRSTTLTESKFAGEPYLPYYQTYPKDITGEPMRLLAQINFAEMPALKDFPSQGILQFFISSNIFANADHYHEDIFQQFYKIRFYPTLNSEAAVPRQEFLAQTADDWFPIQQELALQLRPIQEPVSALDHRAIHYLPSLIPSSEDIDLHEIYLQYFLGAGAKIGGYAYFLEEDIRHESPLLQRYDVLLLQIDSNDEIGIMWADSGVGKFFINREKLLQKDFSDILFQWEHY; encoded by the coding sequence ATGAACAAAACAACTAATCTTTTACTTCCAAAAGAGCTAGAATCGTTTCGTTTTGAAATTGAAGATACACTTCTTTCAGCGATGATTATCACACCATACAAACGTTCAACTACGTTAACGGAAAGTAAATTTGCTGGGGAACCTTATTTACCCTATTATCAGACATATCCGAAAGATATTACTGGTGAGCCGATGCGCTTATTAGCTCAAATTAACTTTGCAGAAATGCCAGCACTAAAGGATTTCCCATCCCAGGGTATTTTGCAATTTTTTATTTCATCTAATATTTTCGCGAATGCTGATCATTACCATGAGGATATTTTCCAGCAATTTTATAAAATACGATTTTACCCTACCTTAAATTCTGAAGCGGCAGTTCCTAGGCAGGAGTTTTTAGCACAAACAGCAGATGATTGGTTCCCTATTCAACAGGAGTTGGCATTACAATTACGACCCATCCAAGAGCCTGTCTCTGCTTTAGATCATCGTGCGATACACTATTTACCAAGCTTAATTCCTTCATCGGAGGATATTGATTTACATGAGATTTATCTACAATATTTTTTAGGAGCTGGAGCTAAAATTGGTGGCTATGCCTATTTTTTAGAGGAGGATATCCGTCACGAATCACCGCTCCTTCAACGATACGATGTATTGTTACTCCAAATTGACTCTAATGACGAAATCGGGATTATGTGGGCAGATAGTGGCGTCGGGAAATTTTTTATTAACCGAGAAAAACTCCTTCAAAAAGATTTTTCTGATATTTTATTTCAATGGGAGCATTACTAA
- the cls gene encoding cardiolipin synthase, with translation MSFFTDIGYLPLIMFINILAAMVIIFLERKDATSTWAWILVLFFIPLGGFILYLLLGRQLRKKHLFRWEGRKDIGIDNLISYQTESIRDDTFEFRIENAENYKEMIYMHLKTNNAVLTQDNHIDIFDDGADKFEQLLKDIEAAKDHIHVQYYIFRLDDLGTRIVNKLIKKAKQGVKVRILYDEMGSRNVKKRHFKELLNAGGEVEVFFPSILPLLNPRLNFRNHRKIVVIDGRIGYIGGFNVGDEYLGLQKKFGYWRDTHLRIEGSAVHPLQTRFLLDWNQASAQQKMGYSDRYFPAIPKKGDVGLQIVSSGPDSDWEQIKIGYLKLINMAKKYIYIQTPYFIPDVSFLDAIKIATLSGIDVRIMIPNKPDHMFVYWATYSYVGQLLRAGAKVYIYEKGFIHAKAIIIDDEASTVGTANLDVRSFSLNFEVNAFIYDSTISHQLAELFEKDIFDCTELTWEMYKNRPTLIKFKESISRLLTPIL, from the coding sequence ATGAGTTTTTTCACAGATATTGGATATCTACCTTTAATTATGTTTATTAATATTTTAGCAGCGATGGTCATAATTTTTTTAGAACGTAAAGACGCCACTTCTACATGGGCATGGATTCTCGTACTGTTTTTCATTCCATTAGGTGGGTTTATTTTATACTTGCTGCTCGGACGACAACTACGAAAAAAGCATTTGTTCCGTTGGGAAGGACGCAAGGATATTGGTATCGACAATCTCATTAGCTATCAGACAGAGTCAATTCGAGATGATACGTTCGAGTTTCGTATTGAAAATGCGGAAAATTATAAAGAAATGATTTATATGCATCTTAAAACAAATAATGCTGTGTTAACGCAGGACAACCATATTGATATTTTTGATGATGGTGCTGATAAATTTGAGCAGCTTCTTAAAGATATTGAAGCAGCGAAAGATCATATTCACGTTCAATATTATATTTTCCGTCTAGATGACTTAGGTACACGCATTGTTAATAAACTTATTAAGAAAGCAAAGCAAGGGGTTAAGGTACGAATCTTATACGATGAAATGGGCTCACGAAATGTGAAAAAACGCCATTTCAAAGAACTGCTTAATGCAGGTGGTGAAGTTGAAGTATTTTTCCCATCAATTTTACCACTTCTAAACCCTCGTTTAAACTTTAGAAATCACCGAAAAATCGTTGTGATTGATGGCCGTATTGGTTATATTGGTGGCTTTAATGTTGGGGATGAGTATCTTGGGCTACAGAAGAAGTTTGGCTATTGGAGAGATACACATTTACGTATTGAAGGTAGTGCCGTACATCCTTTACAAACACGCTTTTTACTTGATTGGAATCAAGCATCCGCACAACAGAAAATGGGGTACTCGGACCGTTACTTCCCTGCTATTCCGAAAAAAGGCGATGTAGGCTTACAAATCGTTTCCAGTGGACCCGATTCTGACTGGGAACAAATTAAAATTGGGTATTTAAAGCTTATTAATATGGCCAAAAAATATATTTATATCCAAACGCCATATTTCATACCTGATGTTAGCTTTTTAGATGCTATAAAAATTGCAACGCTATCAGGCATTGATGTAAGGATCATGATTCCAAATAAGCCTGATCATATGTTTGTTTATTGGGCTACATACTCATACGTAGGACAATTATTGCGTGCAGGAGCAAAAGTTTATATTTATGAAAAGGGCTTTATTCATGCTAAAGCAATTATTATTGACGATGAAGCATCTACAGTCGGAACTGCAAACCTTGACGTACGAAGTTTCAGTTTAAACTTTGAAGTAAATGCTTTCATTTATGACTCAACGATTTCACATCAGCTTGCTGAGCTGTTTGAAAAAGATATTTTTGATTGTACTGAACTAACTTGGGAAATGTACAAAAATCGTCCCACACTAATTAAGTTTAAAGAATCAATTTCACGCTTACTAACACCTATCTTGTAA
- a CDS encoding M15 family metallopeptidase gives MKKKRLPFIVGAVISVALIVSIFLVYNYKNEQISNASDEQQTTEPNKKDSPATEEPKKTVDNPVKPEQKPDENGYLPNQTLPTEPTYINGILLANKIYPLPSTFAPEENPEAGQALDKMLTAAKQQGFDLVAFSGYRSFDYQTTLYNNYVNRDGQAAADRYSARPGYSEHQTGLAFDIGERGKDNLWLTEEFGETPAGQWLMKYAQDYGFILRFPKNKEDITGYMYESWHYRYVGIDIAKEIKKQNITLEEYLGVK, from the coding sequence GTGAAAAAAAAACGTCTACCATTCATTGTCGGTGCTGTCATTTCAGTAGCGCTTATTGTATCTATTTTCTTAGTGTATAACTATAAAAATGAACAGATAAGTAATGCATCAGATGAACAACAAACAACAGAACCAAATAAAAAAGATTCACCTGCAACAGAAGAGCCGAAAAAAACAGTGGATAATCCTGTGAAGCCAGAGCAAAAGCCGGATGAAAATGGTTATTTACCAAATCAAACATTACCAACCGAGCCGACATATATTAATGGCATTTTATTGGCGAATAAAATATATCCGCTACCATCTACCTTTGCGCCTGAAGAAAACCCTGAGGCAGGTCAAGCTCTAGATAAAATGCTAACTGCCGCGAAACAACAAGGTTTTGATTTAGTAGCTTTTAGTGGCTATCGATCTTTTGACTATCAAACAACATTATATAATAACTATGTTAATCGTGATGGACAAGCTGCAGCTGATCGTTATAGTGCTCGACCAGGTTATTCAGAACATCAGACGGGCTTAGCCTTTGATATTGGGGAGCGCGGCAAAGATAATTTATGGCTAACTGAAGAATTCGGTGAAACACCAGCAGGACAATGGTTAATGAAATATGCTCAAGACTATGGCTTTATTTTACGATTCCCTAAAAATAAAGAAGACATTACAGGATATATGTATGAGTCATGGCATTACCGTTATGTTGGTATAGACATAGCAAAAGAAATTAAAAAACAAAATATAACGTTAGAAGAATATTTAGGTGTGAAATAA
- the yidC gene encoding membrane protein insertase YidC, with amino-acid sequence MKNLKLFSMLGLVVFVLSGCQAVQNKEGFFYSIFVKPMEFLLEFFGNTIFSGSYGLAIIAITVLIRLVLMPIMLKNYRQQQTMKTKMDAFKPEMEAVQKKMKEAKTKEEQMQHQQEMMALYQKHGINPLNMGCLPMLIQMPIIMGLYFSILYSADVKSHEFLWFSLGSPDIVMTIIAGLVYLVQARVSLWTVPEQQKAQMKMFIYISPIMIVFISMSSMAALPLYWSVSGALLILQTYIGRRYYSEHPEKANS; translated from the coding sequence ATGAAAAATTTGAAGTTATTTTCAATGCTTGGACTCGTAGTTTTTGTTCTTAGTGGCTGTCAAGCTGTGCAAAACAAAGAAGGTTTTTTCTATAGTATCTTTGTAAAACCTATGGAATTTTTACTGGAATTTTTCGGAAACACTATTTTTTCAGGTAGCTATGGTTTAGCAATCATCGCTATTACGGTCCTTATTCGTTTAGTTTTAATGCCGATTATGTTAAAAAATTATCGTCAGCAACAAACGATGAAAACGAAAATGGATGCGTTCAAGCCTGAAATGGAAGCTGTTCAGAAAAAAATGAAGGAAGCAAAGACAAAAGAAGAGCAAATGCAGCATCAACAAGAAATGATGGCATTATACCAAAAACATGGCATCAATCCACTCAATATGGGTTGCTTACCAATGCTAATTCAAATGCCAATTATCATGGGTCTTTATTTCTCTATTTTATATTCTGCAGATGTTAAATCACATGAGTTTTTATGGTTTAGCTTAGGTTCACCTGATATTGTCATGACAATTATCGCTGGTCTTGTCTATTTAGTTCAAGCACGTGTGTCATTATGGACAGTACCAGAGCAACAAAAAGCACAAATGAAAATGTTTATTTATATTTCACCAATTATGATTGTCTTTATCTCGATGTCATCTATGGCAGCCCTACCACTTTACTGGTCAGTCAGCGGTGCATTATTGATTCTTCAAACATATATCGGTCGAAGATATTATTCGGAGCATCCGGAAAAAGCAAACTCATAA
- a CDS encoding helix-turn-helix transcriptional regulator, with the protein MQLHQHSMSETISKRYFQEIDSINQYIGVEEFFNIESKLIFEIYHLESAKAKKSLHELIDILSIRFGKQVIKIVRSYFSVLSSIVARKLLDNQVPSKKAFAFNIACNDMIENQMKDAEFLQFADDLIDFFVYFIADRKQPTFRHQTVNKVIMYINDELENDLTVESIANNFHISTSHLSRIFREHVGITLVEYLNVRRVEESQYYLRHTNKSITSISDQFHFCNQSYFTRIFKKYTGVTPKHFRDELHHEFYRFEMAESELQNI; encoded by the coding sequence ATGCAACTACATCAACATTCTATGTCAGAAACGATATCAAAAAGATACTTCCAGGAAATCGATAGTATTAATCAATACATCGGAGTAGAAGAATTTTTTAATATTGAGTCGAAATTAATATTTGAAATTTATCATTTAGAATCTGCAAAGGCTAAGAAATCTTTGCATGAATTAATTGATATTCTTTCAATACGTTTTGGCAAACAAGTCATTAAAATTGTTCGAAGTTATTTTTCTGTTTTGTCGTCAATTGTTGCTCGTAAATTGCTAGACAATCAAGTACCTTCGAAGAAAGCATTTGCTTTTAACATTGCTTGTAATGATATGATTGAAAATCAGATGAAAGACGCAGAATTTTTACAATTTGCTGATGATTTAATTGATTTTTTTGTCTATTTTATTGCAGATCGCAAGCAGCCGACTTTCCGTCACCAAACCGTTAATAAGGTAATTATGTATATAAATGATGAATTGGAAAATGACTTAACAGTCGAAAGTATCGCAAATAACTTTCATATAAGTACTAGTCACTTATCACGTATTTTTAGAGAACATGTAGGTATTACACTAGTTGAATATTTAAATGTTCGTCGAGTAGAAGAATCACAGTATTACTTACGACACACAAATAAAAGTATTACTTCTATTTCAGATCAATTTCATTTCTGTAACCAAAGCTATTTTACCCGCATTTTTAAAAAATATACTGGGGTAACGCCCAAACATTTCAGAGACGAGCTACATCATGAGTTTTATCGTTTTGAAATGGCGGAGTCTGAGCTTCAAAACATTTAA